A genomic region of Dunckerocampus dactyliophorus isolate RoL2022-P2 chromosome 8, RoL_Ddac_1.1, whole genome shotgun sequence contains the following coding sequences:
- the dlgap4b gene encoding disks large-associated protein 4 isoform X1, translating to MKGLGTSHSRHLSDSCDPSSGHVEALYPQKTSTMPRSPYLLSPTMDHYGTMDPHLYPSANPGSLPAECLLPLNNQLSNSSTFPRIHYNSYDPSDFSPPAESIGGIGTGTLGASMSMGMGAGMGMAELSGRSLITSGSATISHHMTKHQTPASLLQFDKQLPGGRDGFSTLQFHRTSALAAAKQRTDSPGRIRYMLHSVQKLFAKSQSLESHNMKGNINGRSTGSGGGSSSTDDGGKHTRRSKSKDRGTKAEATAKRRPRSNMSGYWSSDDLDSSDISSFHNTMAMMTMGRPTGHESQTRYIPSGYNTISSSKSSSDMKYQTPGSGGGNGLGGIGHMVMNDNDFMKGGSWSALTMGQPRQVIQKGSATLDRSLLKSRSCQQELTCNYLQVGRRGDWSSSLGRSGGANEIPCRRMRSGSYVKAMADMEDSDDSEGSPKPSPKTAARRQSYLRATQHSLSDQLPPRNRTLDYTFLHGELDTLWSPLHSVSSLHQLGRSMSSCLPSLRELANNRSVDNLDCIGGTGSPVPHWDDDDFSHACSTLGRRSCVGQLRDLDMSHPYEDRSSDSTYRDSRSHSQDNPEPPDLPMPTCFRSRSHSYLRAIQAGCSQDDDVASIDSGSLPPTDTTVRTYSTSTDGLSTQWKTWKEQFGSYLIANGLDKAPKEKQLAIFLQRLGTDRPRIIPTHTVSCITTCKKAAPPPVPPRTTSKPYISVTVQSSTESAQDNYLEQRSEVNSQSSHAHSNSSDSLDSTRANSLARGIPRPPHIIPTPIATPREPLAPTTANASTETSNSIVQHESMKSGLSNSDTDEALVVPVPRRKLSSIGIQVDCIQEVPREETPPLAKFQSIGVQVEDGWQPTHPSSMASKQDTDSYTQDIPVKPNVSQAKPTEKKVMVSSASQSLSSPPGQDSLDNGDTTGEASSPPPPRQILNRSTTRSSSSSFSESLDPALDPSSLPPPEPWLESGNGSSSSTPQSVSGGGTLCRRDGHWFLKLLQAETGRMEGWCQQMDQETKDNQLSEEVLGKVRSAVGSAQLLISQKFQQFRGLCEQNLNVNANPRPTPQDLAGFWDLLQLSIEDISLKFDELYHLKSNDWHPVLSVAAQSPPERKDEEKAPKKAGKGRPSLCREKSTESSSTSSSVSAEKQRQEARKRLLAAKKAASFRQNSATESADSIEIYVPEAQTRL from the exons ATGAAAGGGCTGGGGACCAGCCATAGCAGACACCTGTCTGACTCCTGTGACCCTTCCTCTGGCCACGTAGAGGCCCTCTACCCTCAGAAGACCAGCACCATGCCACGCAGTCCTTACCTGCTGAGCCCTACAATGGACCACTATGGAACTATGGACCCCCATCTCTACCCTTCCGCTAACCCAGGCTCCCTTCCAGCAGAATGCCTGCTGCCCCTCAACAACCAGCTGTCAAACAGCAGCACCTTTCCTAGGATTCACTACAACTCCTATGACCCATCGGACTTCTCTCCACCTGCAGAGAGTATCGGTGGAATTGGAACAGGGACCTTGGGTGCGTCCATGTCCATGGGCATGGGAGCAGGAATGGGCATGGCCGAGCTGAGTGGGCGATCTCTGATTACAAGCGGTTCTGCTACAATATCACATCACATGACCAAGCACCAAACACCAGCCAGCCTGCTGCAGTTTGACAAGCAGCTACCTGGAGGCCGGGATGGCTTCAGCACGTTACAGTTCCACCGAACATCTGCGCTAGCAGCCGCCAAGCAGCGTACGGACAGTCCTGGCCGCATTCGTTACATGCTGCACTCTGTGCAGAAGCTCTTTGCCAAGTCTCAGTCACTGGAGAGCCACAACATGAAAGGAAACATCAACGGACGCTCCACAGGCAGTGGTGGGGGCTCATCGAGCACTGACGATGGAGGAAAGCATACCCGCAGGTCCAAAAGTAAAGACCGTGGAACTAAAGCAGAAGCAACCGCCAAACGACGACCGCGCTCCAACATGTCAGGGTACTGGAGCTCAGATGATTTGGACAGCAGTGACATAAGCAGCTTCCACAACACCATGGCAATGATGACCATGGGACGTCCCACTGGGCATGAGAGCCAGACCAGATATATTCCCAGTGGCTACAACACCATCAGCTCATCCAAGAGCAGCAGCGACATGAAGTATCAGACACCTGGAAGTGGAGGAGGAAACGGACTTGGAGGTATAGGACATATGGTTATGAATGATAATGACTTCATGAAAGGAGGGTCCTGGTCTGCACTGACTATGGGCCAGCCAAGACAAGTGATCCAGAAGGGCTCAGCCACTTTAGACAGGTCCTTGCTTAAATCCAGGTCATGCCAACAGGAGCTAACCTGCAACTACCTGCAGGTTGGACGACGG GGGGATTGGAGTAGCTCATTAGGTCGCAGCGGGGGTGCCAATGAAATTCCGTGTCGGCGGATGCGCAGCGGGAGCTACGTGAAAGCCATGGCGGACATGGAGGACAGCGACGACTCGGAGGGGAGCCCCAAACCCTCACCAAAGACTGCCGCTCGCCGCCAGAGCTACCTCAGGGCCACGCAGCATTCTCTGAGTGACCAGCTACCCCCACGCAA CAGAACCCTGGATTATACCTTTTTGCACGGGGAGCTGGATACCCTGTGGTCTCCCCTCCACAGTGTGTCCTCCCTCCACCAGCTGGGCAGGTCAATGAGCAG CTGTCTTCCATCTCTCAGAGAGCTCGCCAATAACCGCAGCGTGGACAACCTAGACTGCATTGGGGGTACGGGCTCGCCTGTGCCACACTGGGATGATGATGACTTTAGCCATGCCTGCAGCACTTTGGGCAGACGTAGCTGCGTGGGACAG CTACGGGACCTTGACATGAGTCATCCTTATGAGGACCGTAGCTCCGACTCCACATACAGAGATTCACGTTCCCACTCTCAGGATAACCCGGAGCCTCCAGACTTGCCCATGCCCACTTGCTTCCGCTCCCGAAGCCACAGCTACCTGAGAGCCATCCAGGCGGGCTGCTCTCAAGATGATGATGTGGCTTCCATAGACTCAGGCTCGCTCCCTCCGACTGACACCACTGTTCGCACCTATAGCACCAGCACTG ACGGCCTTTCTACACAGTGGAAGACATGGAAAGAACAGTTTGGCTCTTACCTGATAGCCAATGGCTTGGACAAAGCCCCAAAGGAGAAACAGCTTGCAATATTTCTTCAGCGTTTGGGAACAGACAGACCACGCATCAtacccacacacacag TCTCATGCATCACAACCTGTAAGAAGGCCGCTCCCCCGCCAGTGCCGCCACGCACAACCTCCAAACCGTACATCTCTGTAACAGTACAGAGCAGCACGGAATCCGCACAGGACAATTACTTGGAACAAAGGTCAGAGGTCAACAGCCAGTCTAGCCACGCACACAGCAACTCATCCGACAGCCTTGACAGCACCCGCGCCAACAGCCTAGCACGGGGAATACCTCGCCCTCCACACATTATCCCCACTCCTATCGCCACCCCAAGAGAGCCGCTCGCCCCCACCACCGCCAACGCTTCCACTGAAACAAGCAACTCGATCGTCCAGCATGAATCCATGAAGTCAGGGTTGAGTAACTCGGACACAGACGAAGCTCTTGTGGTTCCAGTGCCCAGACGGAAACTCTCGTCCATTGGCATCCAG GTTGACTGTATACAAGAAGTTCCACGCGAGGAGACCCCACCACTTGCCAAGTTTCAGTCCATCGGAGTACAGGTGGAGGACGGGTGGCA ACCCACTCATCCTTCTAGCATGGCCTCCAAACAAGACACCGACTCATATACGCAGGACATCCCTGTCAAACCCAACGTTAGTCAGGCTAAACCCACTGAGAAGAAAGTCATGGTCAGTAGTGCCAGCCAGTCTTTGAGCTCCCCTCCCGGACAGGACTCGTTAGACAACGGCGACACCACTGGTGAAGCTTCCTCCCCGCCACCTCCAAGGCAGATCCTCAACCGCTCCACCACGCGAAGTAGCTCTTCCTCTTTCTCAGAAAGCCTTGATCCAGCTCTGGACCCCTCATCACTACCACCCCCAGAACCCTGGCTGGAGAGCGGGAATGGTAGCAGCAGCAGTACCCCCCAAAGTGTTAGTGGAGGGGGCACGTTATGTCGAAGAGATGGCCACTGGTTCCTGAAACTACTGCAAGCAGAAACGGGACGCATGGAAGGATGGTGCCAACAGATGGATCAGGAGACCAAAGACAACCAGCTCTCAGAGGAGG TACTGGGCAAGGTCCGCAGTGCAGTCGGAAGTGCCCAGCTCTTAATTTCCCAGAAGTTCCAGCAGTTCCGGGGGCTTTGTGAACAAAACTTG AATGTGAATGCCAATCCTCGGCCCACACCTCAGGACCTGGCGGGTTTCTGGGACCTGCTGCAGCTCTCCATTGAGGACATCAGCCTCAAGTTTGATGAGCTCTACCATCTCAAGTCCAATGACTGGCACCCTGTGCTGTCTGTGGCTGCCCAGTCGCCCCCTGAGCGGAAG GACGAAGAGAAGGCGCCAAAGAAGGCTGGTAAAGGACGGCCCTCGCTGTGCCGCGAGAAGAGCACAGAGTCCTCTTCCACCTCTTCTTCGGTTTCGGCGGAGAAGCAGAGACAAGAGGCTCGCAAGCGTCTGTTGGCTGCCAAGAAGGCCGCTTCTTTTCGCCAGAACTCTGCCACCGAGAGTGCAGACAGCATTGAAATCTACGTCCCAGAAGCACAGACTCGCCTTTGA
- the dlgap4b gene encoding disks large-associated protein 4 isoform X5 gives MKGLGTSHSRHLSDSCDPSSGHVEALYPQKTSTMPRSPYLLSPTMDHYGTMDPHLYPSANPGSLPAECLLPLNNQLSNSSTFPRIHYNSYDPSDFSPPAESIGGIGTGTLGASMSMGMGAGMGMAELSGRSLITSGSATISHHMTKHQTPASLLQFDKQLPGGRDGFSTLQFHRTSALAAAKQRTDSPGRIRYMLHSVQKLFAKSQSLESHNMKGNINGRSTGSGGGSSSTDDGGKHTRRSKSKDRGTKAEATAKRRPRSNMSGYWSSDDLDSSDISSFHNTMAMMTMGRPTGHESQTRYIPSGYNTISSSKSSSDMKYQTPGSGGGNGLGGIGHMVMNDNDFMKGGSWSALTMGQPRQVIQKGSATLDRSLLKSRSCQQELTCNYLQVGRRGDWSSSLGRSGGANEIPCRRMRSGSYVKAMADMEDSDDSEGSPKPSPKTAARRQSYLRATQHSLSDQLPPRNCLPSLRELANNRSVDNLDCIGGTGSPVPHWDDDDFSHACSTLGRRSCVGQLRDLDMSHPYEDRSSDSTYRDSRSHSQDNPEPPDLPMPTCFRSRSHSYLRAIQAGCSQDDDVASIDSGSLPPTDTTVRTYSTSTVSCITTCKKAAPPPVPPRTTSKPYISVTVQSSTESAQDNYLEQRSEVNSQSSHAHSNSSDSLDSTRANSLARGIPRPPHIIPTPIATPREPLAPTTANASTETSNSIVQHESMKSGLSNSDTDEALVVPVPRRKLSSIGIQVDCIQEVPREETPPLAKFQSIGVQVEDGWQPTHPSSMASKQDTDSYTQDIPVKPNVSQAKPTEKKVMVSSASQSLSSPPGQDSLDNGDTTGEASSPPPPRQILNRSTTRSSSSSFSESLDPALDPSSLPPPEPWLESGNGSSSSTPQSVSGGGTLCRRDGHWFLKLLQAETGRMEGWCQQMDQETKDNQLSEEVLGKVRSAVGSAQLLISQKFQQFRGLCEQNLNVNANPRPTPQDLAGFWDLLQLSIEDISLKFDELYHLKSNDWHPVLSVAAQSPPERKDEEKAPKKAGKGRPSLCREKSTESSSTSSSVSAEKQRQEARKRLLAAKKAASFRQNSATESADSIEIYVPEAQTRL, from the exons ATGAAAGGGCTGGGGACCAGCCATAGCAGACACCTGTCTGACTCCTGTGACCCTTCCTCTGGCCACGTAGAGGCCCTCTACCCTCAGAAGACCAGCACCATGCCACGCAGTCCTTACCTGCTGAGCCCTACAATGGACCACTATGGAACTATGGACCCCCATCTCTACCCTTCCGCTAACCCAGGCTCCCTTCCAGCAGAATGCCTGCTGCCCCTCAACAACCAGCTGTCAAACAGCAGCACCTTTCCTAGGATTCACTACAACTCCTATGACCCATCGGACTTCTCTCCACCTGCAGAGAGTATCGGTGGAATTGGAACAGGGACCTTGGGTGCGTCCATGTCCATGGGCATGGGAGCAGGAATGGGCATGGCCGAGCTGAGTGGGCGATCTCTGATTACAAGCGGTTCTGCTACAATATCACATCACATGACCAAGCACCAAACACCAGCCAGCCTGCTGCAGTTTGACAAGCAGCTACCTGGAGGCCGGGATGGCTTCAGCACGTTACAGTTCCACCGAACATCTGCGCTAGCAGCCGCCAAGCAGCGTACGGACAGTCCTGGCCGCATTCGTTACATGCTGCACTCTGTGCAGAAGCTCTTTGCCAAGTCTCAGTCACTGGAGAGCCACAACATGAAAGGAAACATCAACGGACGCTCCACAGGCAGTGGTGGGGGCTCATCGAGCACTGACGATGGAGGAAAGCATACCCGCAGGTCCAAAAGTAAAGACCGTGGAACTAAAGCAGAAGCAACCGCCAAACGACGACCGCGCTCCAACATGTCAGGGTACTGGAGCTCAGATGATTTGGACAGCAGTGACATAAGCAGCTTCCACAACACCATGGCAATGATGACCATGGGACGTCCCACTGGGCATGAGAGCCAGACCAGATATATTCCCAGTGGCTACAACACCATCAGCTCATCCAAGAGCAGCAGCGACATGAAGTATCAGACACCTGGAAGTGGAGGAGGAAACGGACTTGGAGGTATAGGACATATGGTTATGAATGATAATGACTTCATGAAAGGAGGGTCCTGGTCTGCACTGACTATGGGCCAGCCAAGACAAGTGATCCAGAAGGGCTCAGCCACTTTAGACAGGTCCTTGCTTAAATCCAGGTCATGCCAACAGGAGCTAACCTGCAACTACCTGCAGGTTGGACGACGG GGGGATTGGAGTAGCTCATTAGGTCGCAGCGGGGGTGCCAATGAAATTCCGTGTCGGCGGATGCGCAGCGGGAGCTACGTGAAAGCCATGGCGGACATGGAGGACAGCGACGACTCGGAGGGGAGCCCCAAACCCTCACCAAAGACTGCCGCTCGCCGCCAGAGCTACCTCAGGGCCACGCAGCATTCTCTGAGTGACCAGCTACCCCCACGCAA CTGTCTTCCATCTCTCAGAGAGCTCGCCAATAACCGCAGCGTGGACAACCTAGACTGCATTGGGGGTACGGGCTCGCCTGTGCCACACTGGGATGATGATGACTTTAGCCATGCCTGCAGCACTTTGGGCAGACGTAGCTGCGTGGGACAG CTACGGGACCTTGACATGAGTCATCCTTATGAGGACCGTAGCTCCGACTCCACATACAGAGATTCACGTTCCCACTCTCAGGATAACCCGGAGCCTCCAGACTTGCCCATGCCCACTTGCTTCCGCTCCCGAAGCCACAGCTACCTGAGAGCCATCCAGGCGGGCTGCTCTCAAGATGATGATGTGGCTTCCATAGACTCAGGCTCGCTCCCTCCGACTGACACCACTGTTCGCACCTATAGCACCAGCACTG TCTCATGCATCACAACCTGTAAGAAGGCCGCTCCCCCGCCAGTGCCGCCACGCACAACCTCCAAACCGTACATCTCTGTAACAGTACAGAGCAGCACGGAATCCGCACAGGACAATTACTTGGAACAAAGGTCAGAGGTCAACAGCCAGTCTAGCCACGCACACAGCAACTCATCCGACAGCCTTGACAGCACCCGCGCCAACAGCCTAGCACGGGGAATACCTCGCCCTCCACACATTATCCCCACTCCTATCGCCACCCCAAGAGAGCCGCTCGCCCCCACCACCGCCAACGCTTCCACTGAAACAAGCAACTCGATCGTCCAGCATGAATCCATGAAGTCAGGGTTGAGTAACTCGGACACAGACGAAGCTCTTGTGGTTCCAGTGCCCAGACGGAAACTCTCGTCCATTGGCATCCAG GTTGACTGTATACAAGAAGTTCCACGCGAGGAGACCCCACCACTTGCCAAGTTTCAGTCCATCGGAGTACAGGTGGAGGACGGGTGGCA ACCCACTCATCCTTCTAGCATGGCCTCCAAACAAGACACCGACTCATATACGCAGGACATCCCTGTCAAACCCAACGTTAGTCAGGCTAAACCCACTGAGAAGAAAGTCATGGTCAGTAGTGCCAGCCAGTCTTTGAGCTCCCCTCCCGGACAGGACTCGTTAGACAACGGCGACACCACTGGTGAAGCTTCCTCCCCGCCACCTCCAAGGCAGATCCTCAACCGCTCCACCACGCGAAGTAGCTCTTCCTCTTTCTCAGAAAGCCTTGATCCAGCTCTGGACCCCTCATCACTACCACCCCCAGAACCCTGGCTGGAGAGCGGGAATGGTAGCAGCAGCAGTACCCCCCAAAGTGTTAGTGGAGGGGGCACGTTATGTCGAAGAGATGGCCACTGGTTCCTGAAACTACTGCAAGCAGAAACGGGACGCATGGAAGGATGGTGCCAACAGATGGATCAGGAGACCAAAGACAACCAGCTCTCAGAGGAGG TACTGGGCAAGGTCCGCAGTGCAGTCGGAAGTGCCCAGCTCTTAATTTCCCAGAAGTTCCAGCAGTTCCGGGGGCTTTGTGAACAAAACTTG AATGTGAATGCCAATCCTCGGCCCACACCTCAGGACCTGGCGGGTTTCTGGGACCTGCTGCAGCTCTCCATTGAGGACATCAGCCTCAAGTTTGATGAGCTCTACCATCTCAAGTCCAATGACTGGCACCCTGTGCTGTCTGTGGCTGCCCAGTCGCCCCCTGAGCGGAAG GACGAAGAGAAGGCGCCAAAGAAGGCTGGTAAAGGACGGCCCTCGCTGTGCCGCGAGAAGAGCACAGAGTCCTCTTCCACCTCTTCTTCGGTTTCGGCGGAGAAGCAGAGACAAGAGGCTCGCAAGCGTCTGTTGGCTGCCAAGAAGGCCGCTTCTTTTCGCCAGAACTCTGCCACCGAGAGTGCAGACAGCATTGAAATCTACGTCCCAGAAGCACAGACTCGCCTTTGA
- the dlgap4b gene encoding disks large-associated protein 4 isoform X2, producing MKGLGTSHSRHLSDSCDPSSGHVEALYPQKTSTMPRSPYLLSPTMDHYGTMDPHLYPSANPGSLPAECLLPLNNQLSNSSTFPRIHYNSYDPSDFSPPAESIGGIGTGTLGASMSMGMGAGMGMAELSGRSLITSGSATISHHMTKHQTPASLLQFDKQLPGGRDGFSTLQFHRTSALAAAKQRTDSPGRIRYMLHSVQKLFAKSQSLESHNMKGNINGRSTGSGGGSSSTDDGGKHTRRSKSKDRGTKAEATAKRRPRSNMSGYWSSDDLDSSDISSFHNTMAMMTMGRPTGHESQTRYIPSGYNTISSSKSSSDMKYQTPGSGGGNGLGGIGHMVMNDNDFMKGGSWSALTMGQPRQVIQKGSATLDRSLLKSRSCQQELTCNYLQVGRRGDWSSSLGRSGGANEIPCRRMRSGSYVKAMADMEDSDDSEGSPKPSPKTAARRQSYLRATQHSLSDQLPPRNCLPSLRELANNRSVDNLDCIGGTGSPVPHWDDDDFSHACSTLGRRSCVGQLRDLDMSHPYEDRSSDSTYRDSRSHSQDNPEPPDLPMPTCFRSRSHSYLRAIQAGCSQDDDVASIDSGSLPPTDTTVRTYSTSTDGLSTQWKTWKEQFGSYLIANGLDKAPKEKQLAIFLQRLGTDRPRIIPTHTVSCITTCKKAAPPPVPPRTTSKPYISVTVQSSTESAQDNYLEQRSEVNSQSSHAHSNSSDSLDSTRANSLARGIPRPPHIIPTPIATPREPLAPTTANASTETSNSIVQHESMKSGLSNSDTDEALVVPVPRRKLSSIGIQVDCIQEVPREETPPLAKFQSIGVQVEDGWQPTHPSSMASKQDTDSYTQDIPVKPNVSQAKPTEKKVMVSSASQSLSSPPGQDSLDNGDTTGEASSPPPPRQILNRSTTRSSSSSFSESLDPALDPSSLPPPEPWLESGNGSSSSTPQSVSGGGTLCRRDGHWFLKLLQAETGRMEGWCQQMDQETKDNQLSEEVLGKVRSAVGSAQLLISQKFQQFRGLCEQNLNVNANPRPTPQDLAGFWDLLQLSIEDISLKFDELYHLKSNDWHPVLSVAAQSPPERKDEEKAPKKAGKGRPSLCREKSTESSSTSSSVSAEKQRQEARKRLLAAKKAASFRQNSATESADSIEIYVPEAQTRL from the exons ATGAAAGGGCTGGGGACCAGCCATAGCAGACACCTGTCTGACTCCTGTGACCCTTCCTCTGGCCACGTAGAGGCCCTCTACCCTCAGAAGACCAGCACCATGCCACGCAGTCCTTACCTGCTGAGCCCTACAATGGACCACTATGGAACTATGGACCCCCATCTCTACCCTTCCGCTAACCCAGGCTCCCTTCCAGCAGAATGCCTGCTGCCCCTCAACAACCAGCTGTCAAACAGCAGCACCTTTCCTAGGATTCACTACAACTCCTATGACCCATCGGACTTCTCTCCACCTGCAGAGAGTATCGGTGGAATTGGAACAGGGACCTTGGGTGCGTCCATGTCCATGGGCATGGGAGCAGGAATGGGCATGGCCGAGCTGAGTGGGCGATCTCTGATTACAAGCGGTTCTGCTACAATATCACATCACATGACCAAGCACCAAACACCAGCCAGCCTGCTGCAGTTTGACAAGCAGCTACCTGGAGGCCGGGATGGCTTCAGCACGTTACAGTTCCACCGAACATCTGCGCTAGCAGCCGCCAAGCAGCGTACGGACAGTCCTGGCCGCATTCGTTACATGCTGCACTCTGTGCAGAAGCTCTTTGCCAAGTCTCAGTCACTGGAGAGCCACAACATGAAAGGAAACATCAACGGACGCTCCACAGGCAGTGGTGGGGGCTCATCGAGCACTGACGATGGAGGAAAGCATACCCGCAGGTCCAAAAGTAAAGACCGTGGAACTAAAGCAGAAGCAACCGCCAAACGACGACCGCGCTCCAACATGTCAGGGTACTGGAGCTCAGATGATTTGGACAGCAGTGACATAAGCAGCTTCCACAACACCATGGCAATGATGACCATGGGACGTCCCACTGGGCATGAGAGCCAGACCAGATATATTCCCAGTGGCTACAACACCATCAGCTCATCCAAGAGCAGCAGCGACATGAAGTATCAGACACCTGGAAGTGGAGGAGGAAACGGACTTGGAGGTATAGGACATATGGTTATGAATGATAATGACTTCATGAAAGGAGGGTCCTGGTCTGCACTGACTATGGGCCAGCCAAGACAAGTGATCCAGAAGGGCTCAGCCACTTTAGACAGGTCCTTGCTTAAATCCAGGTCATGCCAACAGGAGCTAACCTGCAACTACCTGCAGGTTGGACGACGG GGGGATTGGAGTAGCTCATTAGGTCGCAGCGGGGGTGCCAATGAAATTCCGTGTCGGCGGATGCGCAGCGGGAGCTACGTGAAAGCCATGGCGGACATGGAGGACAGCGACGACTCGGAGGGGAGCCCCAAACCCTCACCAAAGACTGCCGCTCGCCGCCAGAGCTACCTCAGGGCCACGCAGCATTCTCTGAGTGACCAGCTACCCCCACGCAA CTGTCTTCCATCTCTCAGAGAGCTCGCCAATAACCGCAGCGTGGACAACCTAGACTGCATTGGGGGTACGGGCTCGCCTGTGCCACACTGGGATGATGATGACTTTAGCCATGCCTGCAGCACTTTGGGCAGACGTAGCTGCGTGGGACAG CTACGGGACCTTGACATGAGTCATCCTTATGAGGACCGTAGCTCCGACTCCACATACAGAGATTCACGTTCCCACTCTCAGGATAACCCGGAGCCTCCAGACTTGCCCATGCCCACTTGCTTCCGCTCCCGAAGCCACAGCTACCTGAGAGCCATCCAGGCGGGCTGCTCTCAAGATGATGATGTGGCTTCCATAGACTCAGGCTCGCTCCCTCCGACTGACACCACTGTTCGCACCTATAGCACCAGCACTG ACGGCCTTTCTACACAGTGGAAGACATGGAAAGAACAGTTTGGCTCTTACCTGATAGCCAATGGCTTGGACAAAGCCCCAAAGGAGAAACAGCTTGCAATATTTCTTCAGCGTTTGGGAACAGACAGACCACGCATCAtacccacacacacag TCTCATGCATCACAACCTGTAAGAAGGCCGCTCCCCCGCCAGTGCCGCCACGCACAACCTCCAAACCGTACATCTCTGTAACAGTACAGAGCAGCACGGAATCCGCACAGGACAATTACTTGGAACAAAGGTCAGAGGTCAACAGCCAGTCTAGCCACGCACACAGCAACTCATCCGACAGCCTTGACAGCACCCGCGCCAACAGCCTAGCACGGGGAATACCTCGCCCTCCACACATTATCCCCACTCCTATCGCCACCCCAAGAGAGCCGCTCGCCCCCACCACCGCCAACGCTTCCACTGAAACAAGCAACTCGATCGTCCAGCATGAATCCATGAAGTCAGGGTTGAGTAACTCGGACACAGACGAAGCTCTTGTGGTTCCAGTGCCCAGACGGAAACTCTCGTCCATTGGCATCCAG GTTGACTGTATACAAGAAGTTCCACGCGAGGAGACCCCACCACTTGCCAAGTTTCAGTCCATCGGAGTACAGGTGGAGGACGGGTGGCA ACCCACTCATCCTTCTAGCATGGCCTCCAAACAAGACACCGACTCATATACGCAGGACATCCCTGTCAAACCCAACGTTAGTCAGGCTAAACCCACTGAGAAGAAAGTCATGGTCAGTAGTGCCAGCCAGTCTTTGAGCTCCCCTCCCGGACAGGACTCGTTAGACAACGGCGACACCACTGGTGAAGCTTCCTCCCCGCCACCTCCAAGGCAGATCCTCAACCGCTCCACCACGCGAAGTAGCTCTTCCTCTTTCTCAGAAAGCCTTGATCCAGCTCTGGACCCCTCATCACTACCACCCCCAGAACCCTGGCTGGAGAGCGGGAATGGTAGCAGCAGCAGTACCCCCCAAAGTGTTAGTGGAGGGGGCACGTTATGTCGAAGAGATGGCCACTGGTTCCTGAAACTACTGCAAGCAGAAACGGGACGCATGGAAGGATGGTGCCAACAGATGGATCAGGAGACCAAAGACAACCAGCTCTCAGAGGAGG TACTGGGCAAGGTCCGCAGTGCAGTCGGAAGTGCCCAGCTCTTAATTTCCCAGAAGTTCCAGCAGTTCCGGGGGCTTTGTGAACAAAACTTG AATGTGAATGCCAATCCTCGGCCCACACCTCAGGACCTGGCGGGTTTCTGGGACCTGCTGCAGCTCTCCATTGAGGACATCAGCCTCAAGTTTGATGAGCTCTACCATCTCAAGTCCAATGACTGGCACCCTGTGCTGTCTGTGGCTGCCCAGTCGCCCCCTGAGCGGAAG GACGAAGAGAAGGCGCCAAAGAAGGCTGGTAAAGGACGGCCCTCGCTGTGCCGCGAGAAGAGCACAGAGTCCTCTTCCACCTCTTCTTCGGTTTCGGCGGAGAAGCAGAGACAAGAGGCTCGCAAGCGTCTGTTGGCTGCCAAGAAGGCCGCTTCTTTTCGCCAGAACTCTGCCACCGAGAGTGCAGACAGCATTGAAATCTACGTCCCAGAAGCACAGACTCGCCTTTGA